The genomic segment AGGTGCACCGACATGTTCCCCGACGGCGCGTACATGATGTACGCGGTCTCGTACTGGTCGACCTCTATGGGCTCGCCGTCGGTCGTCTGGCGCGTCACCGACTCGACGCGATAGACCCCGAAGAGCCGCCGGTGGGTATCCGTCAACTCGGCATCCGGCAGATCGGGCAACCGCCGCCAGGTGATGTACGAGCGCGAGCCGTCCTCGCTGGCCGGCGGCTGAAGCCTCAGCGTGTCGCCTTCGATGGTGTAGTACCGCCGGTAGTCCGAGCCGGCGCCGCTCGGGTTCAGGCCCCCCTCGAGGTGGTGGGTAACGTACCCCTCCTCCTCGTTGACCGAGAACCGCCCGAAGTACGAGGCGTAGCTCCCCATCTGGGCGAGCGCCTCCTCGGGGGTCGGTCCGCCCTCGGAGTACGGCTCCCGGTCCCGCGACATGATCGCCACGCCCATGTACCCGGACGGGTCGTACATGATGTAGCCGTCCCGGTCCTCGCGCGGCTCGCCGATCAGCTCGCCGTCGGCGTCGCGGCGCTCGCTGCGCACCAGGGTCCAGGCGCCGGCGAACTGGTCGTTGGGGTTCGCCGCCTCGGGTTCCGGCTCCGGCTCGGGAGGCGGCGCGCTCCCGCCGCACGCGAGCGACAGCGCGAGAACGACAGCAGCGAGCAGCGCGAATGGCGTGGTCCGCATCGTGTCCTCCTGACTCTGGGGGCGCCCCGGATACCCGGCCCGCAGCGCAAATCCATCGAAGCAAGACGTGCCCGCATCTTAGCAGCACGCGGCGAGACCCGGGGCATGCCCAACCGGCGGAGCGACCCCATCGTTCGCTCGGGCGCTTGCGGCCGATCACGAACCGGCTTCCTCCGCGGCGGCGGCGCTGTCGGTCGAGGGCGGCCGCTCGGACGGCGCCGTCCCGGGCGCCCCCGCTCCTGCCGGTTGCTTCTCGCGACCGGGGAACCGCCCCTCGCGCTGCAGCGCGCGCCGCAGGACGAACTCGATCTGCCCGTTGACGCTGCGCAGCTCGTCGCCGGCCCAACGCTGCAGCGCGGTGAGCACCTCCGGATCGATGCGCAACAGGAACGGCTTGCGGGCGGCCATCCGGCTACTGGTGCAGGGTGCCGGTGTTGACCACCGGTTGGGTGGCCTTGTCGCCGCAGAGCACCACGAGCAGATTGCTGACCATGGCGGCCTTGCGCTCTTCGTCGAGCTCGACGATCTGGCGTCTCGACAGATTCTCGAGGGCCATCTCCACCATGCTGACCGCGCCGTCGACGATCTGGCTGCGGGCCGCGATGATGGCGCCGGCCTGCTGGCGCTGCAGCATCGCCGAGGCGATCTCCGGCGCGTAGGCCAGGTGGGTGATCCGCGCCTCGAGCACCTCGACCCCGGCCTTGTGGAGCCGGCCCTGGATCTCGGTCTGCAACTGCCCGGCGATCTCCTCCGTGTTGCCGCGCAGCGAGATCCGCCCCTCCTCGTGCGTGTCGTAGGGGTAGCGGGTCGCCAGGTTGCGGACCGCCGACTCGCTCTGGACATGCACGTAGTTCACGTAGTCGTCGACCTCGAAGGTGGCCTCGGCCGTGTCGACCACCTTCCAGACGACGACCGCGGCCATTTCGATCGGGTTGCCGTCGGTGTCGTTCACCTTCGAGCGCTCGGTCTCGAAGTTGCGCACCCGCAGCGAGATCCGCCGCTTGGTGAAGAGCGGATTGGCCCAGCGCAGGCCCTGGTCGCGCACCGTGCCCACGTAGCGCCCGAAGAACTGCAGCACGCGGCCCTCGTTCGGGTTGACCACGAAGACCCCGGCCAGCAGGAACGCGATCACGAGCACCAGCAGGATGCAGGTCAGACCGCCGAACGAGATCTGCGAGTCGGCGGCGACATCCACGATGAACAGCACGACGACGACCGCGAGCGCGGCCAGCAGCCCGAGCACGACGAGCAGCCCCGACGGGGCGGTGTGCGATTTCTCCTGGATCATGAATCGTTCCTCCCGATGGATTTCAGTTACATATCATACTGATATCACCCGCCCCAGGTTCCATCGACGCGCTCCGCGGGTATGATGGCGAACGGACCGAGCGACGGGATCCGCGGACGCAGGCCGCTGCGCACTCCCGCGTCGCGGTCGCACCGGGACCCCGATCGAAGGTACGAGGAGCACGCCGATGCCATCCGCCACAGCTCGACAGTCCGGCTCGTTCGGCCTACGCGCGGAGGACTTCCTCCCGGCGGTCCTGGCGGCCTTCCTGCTGGCCGCCGCACCGGCCGCGGCGCAGCATGGGACGACGGACGGCGAATGGCGCACCTGGGCCGGCGACCTCGGCGCCACCCGCTACGCACCGCTCGACCAGATCGACGCCGGCAACTTCGACGATCTGGAGCTCGTCTGGCGCTACCGGACCGAGAACCTCGGCCCGCGCCCCGACTACTACCTGCAGACCACGCCCCTGATGATCGACGGCGTGCTCTACACCACGGCCGGCAGCCGTCGGAACGTCGTCGCCATCGACGCGGCCACCGGCGAGCACCTGTGGCTGTACCGCCTCGACGAGGGCGAGCGCGCCGCGCAGTCGGTGCGGCGGCTCTCGGGCCGCGGCGTCGGCTACTGGACCGACGGAGCCGGCGACGAGCGGATCTACTTCGTCACCATCGGCTACCAGCTCGTGGCCCTCGACGCGAAGACCGGCTGGCCCGTCCCCGGCTTCGGCGTCGACGGCATCGTCGACCTGAAGCGGAACAACGACCAGGATCTCGACCCGGTCACGAGCGAGCTGGCCTGGAACGGCGCGCCGGTGGTGGCCGGCGACATCGTCATCATCGGCGCCGCGAGCCGCTCCGGCAGAACGCCGCCCAGCCGCCGCAACGCCAAGGGCTACGTGCGCGGTTTCGACGCCCGCACGGGCGAGCGCCGCTGGATCTTCCACACCATCCCGCAGCCCGGCGAGTTCGGGAACGAGACGTGGGAGGACGGCTCGTGGGAGTACACCGGCAACACCGGCGTCTGGACCCAGATGACCGTCGACACCGAGTTGGGCATCGCCTACCTGCCGGTCGAGATCCCCACCAACGACTACTACGGCGGCCACCGGCCGGGCGACAACCTGTTCTCCGAGAGCCTGGTCGCGGTCGACGTCGAGACCGGGGAGCGCATCT from the Acidobacteriota bacterium genome contains:
- a CDS encoding PQQ-binding-like beta-propeller repeat protein; the encoded protein is MPSATARQSGSFGLRAEDFLPAVLAAFLLAAAPAAAQHGTTDGEWRTWAGDLGATRYAPLDQIDAGNFDDLELVWRYRTENLGPRPDYYLQTTPLMIDGVLYTTAGSRRNVVAIDAATGEHLWLYRLDEGERAAQSVRRLSGRGVGYWTDGAGDERIYFVTIGYQLVALDAKTGWPVPGFGVDGIVDLKRNNDQDLDPVTSELAWNGAPVVAGDIVIIGAASRSGRTPPSRRNAKGYVRGFDARTGERRWIFHTIPQPGEFGNETWEDGSWEYTGNTGVWTQMTVDTELGIAYLPVEIPTNDYYGGHRPGDNLFSESLVAVDVETGERIWHFQFVHHPVWDYDVPCAPILADITVDGREIKAIAQPTKQGWVYVFDRVTGEPVWPIEERPVPPSDVPGETLSPT
- a CDS encoding lipocalin-like domain-containing protein — its product is MRTTPFALLAAVVLALSLACGGSAPPPEPEPEPEAANPNDQFAGAWTLVRSERRDADGELIGEPREDRDGYIMYDPSGYMGVAIMSRDREPYSEGGPTPEEALAQMGSYASYFGRFSVNEEEGYVTHHLEGGLNPSGAGSDYRRYYTIEGDTLRLQPPASEDGSRSYITWRRLPDLPDAELTDTHRRLFGVYRVESVTRQTTDGEPIEVDQYETAYIMYAPSGNMSVHLMRPDRMPYAGDGPTAEEALATVLSYGSYFGPFSVNEEEAYLVHHRVGNEDPGQSGTDAQRFFELTDTHLTLRPPVSTDDEGREGQSTILWARISD
- a CDS encoding SPFH domain-containing protein; the encoded protein is MIQEKSHTAPSGLLVVLGLLAALAVVVVLFIVDVAADSQISFGGLTCILLVLVIAFLLAGVFVVNPNEGRVLQFFGRYVGTVRDQGLRWANPLFTKRRISLRVRNFETERSKVNDTDGNPIEMAAVVVWKVVDTAEATFEVDDYVNYVHVQSESAVRNLATRYPYDTHEEGRISLRGNTEEIAGQLQTEIQGRLHKAGVEVLEARITHLAYAPEIASAMLQRQQAGAIIAARSQIVDGAVSMVEMALENLSRRQIVELDEERKAAMVSNLLVVLCGDKATQPVVNTGTLHQ